A window of Proteus columbae contains these coding sequences:
- the tssG gene encoding type VI secretion system baseplate subunit TssG — translation MASENKSANTQITDIEKIQSWLNKKAGKSVTEYSFYQLVELLNKLHSHKTALNNEVSIQFRSNANTAFPTRDVVSLRQDEQGQFDLEVSFLGLHGSQSPLPGYYLDHFAWEDAQQANQLTDYLNLFNHRLVTLLHRIWRKYRYYICFEDGGHDAFSRHMFSLVGLGSEANRGMMNINHSKMLAYAGLLASPSRSPDVICSLISHCFDLEKVELIGWQIRKVPIPEDQQNRLGVVARHSGQKSRPKMVLGENFNIGSHIYDCNGKCTIEISELPLDRYMSFLPNGKDFLSLITFVSYIMHEQLAWDLRLRIADKQANGICLGKEQHNQLGWQSFLGKPEANPSVTMTILE, via the coding sequence TTGGCCAGCGAAAATAAATCAGCAAATACTCAAATAACAGATATTGAGAAAATTCAAAGCTGGCTAAATAAGAAAGCGGGCAAATCTGTTACTGAATATAGCTTCTATCAATTAGTTGAGTTGCTTAATAAACTGCATTCTCATAAAACAGCATTGAATAATGAAGTCTCTATTCAGTTTAGATCAAACGCTAATACGGCGTTTCCAACTCGTGATGTCGTTTCATTACGTCAAGATGAACAAGGTCAGTTTGATCTAGAAGTGTCTTTTTTGGGTTTGCATGGTAGCCAATCGCCATTACCAGGTTATTACCTTGATCATTTCGCATGGGAAGATGCTCAACAAGCCAATCAATTAACTGATTATCTTAATTTATTTAATCACCGCTTAGTGACTTTACTCCATCGTATATGGCGTAAATATCGCTATTACATCTGTTTTGAAGATGGTGGTCATGACGCATTTTCTCGTCATATGTTCTCTTTGGTAGGACTAGGAAGCGAAGCCAATCGTGGCATGATGAACATCAACCACAGCAAAATGCTGGCTTATGCCGGATTGCTTGCCAGCCCAAGTCGCTCCCCTGATGTTATTTGTAGCTTAATTTCTCACTGCTTTGATTTAGAAAAAGTGGAATTAATCGGGTGGCAAATACGCAAAGTTCCTATTCCTGAAGATCAACAAAACCGTTTAGGTGTTGTTGCTCGTCATTCAGGGCAGAAATCACGCCCAAAAATGGTTTTAGGTGAAAATTTTAATATTGGCTCTCATATCTATGATTGCAATGGTAAATGTACGATTGAAATTAGTGAATTGCCTCTCGATCGCTATATGTCATTTCTTCCCAATGGCAAAGACTTTTTGTCACTTATTACTTTCGTTTCTTACATCATGCATGAACAACTTGCGTGGGATTTACGCTTACGCATTGCAGACAAACAGGCTAATGGGATCTGCTTAGGTAAAGAGCAACACAATCAATTAGGTTGGCAAAGTTTTCTAGGAAAGCCTGAAGCCAATCCTAGTGTGACAATGACTATTTTGGAATAA
- the tssF gene encoding type VI secretion system baseplate subunit TssF, translated as MSSNHYFDNELSYLDKLEQYVATEKPQLINQISERVRDPDAARLLDGIAYLSGNLREQIDRQFPELTNSLVNMLWPAYARPFPSMTAMEYRTEVTQKYAIKIAKGQPFVSRPLYIQNELADNDEDNWHKCQFTQCRDLWVLPIQITQVTQNQDTLDIHFSLNQLQSLAEVGLEKLCIYLNGLSYTTTQLFYLLNNKVKKAKITTNQHQFTLAHFAIEPMGFHAEDSLLPYPKNSYEGYRLLQEYFCFPEAFMSLLIKGLDNIPPALVSDTFTLSIQFDSDIPEAMLITEDCIKINCVPAVNLFESESEAINLTGKETEYVLNKSHKKQDCYDIFSINTIQGLRYIPNQRSYITHYTAFESFHHQNNQENPERTGYYRLKIAHHKSHYGYQHTLSFVRNNEPDLLNCEESISVSMNCTNRTLASSLSSHSIKLDENSVISGILSASNIIKPTKALYPLLGNTLYWSELTNLSINYQSLLSLTALKQILQLYDFKATFYQQSARQSQKCLDAITNLRTEPIEYLYKGLPVRGVKTTLSIHQSAFISEGAMYLFCSVLAQFFTLYTSVNMFHELEVINLDNKEIYLWPAKINQQILK; from the coding sequence ATGTCTTCAAATCACTATTTTGATAATGAACTAAGCTATCTCGATAAGCTTGAACAATATGTTGCAACTGAAAAACCGCAGCTTATTAATCAAATATCTGAAAGGGTGCGTGATCCTGATGCTGCGCGCCTTTTAGACGGCATTGCTTATTTATCAGGTAATTTACGAGAACAAATAGATAGACAATTTCCTGAACTAACAAACAGTTTAGTGAATATGCTATGGCCGGCTTACGCACGTCCATTTCCTAGCATGACAGCAATGGAATATCGTACTGAAGTCACTCAAAAATATGCGATTAAAATAGCAAAAGGGCAACCTTTTGTTAGCCGCCCACTCTATATTCAAAATGAATTAGCCGACAATGATGAAGATAATTGGCATAAATGCCAATTTACACAGTGTCGTGATTTATGGGTACTTCCAATACAAATAACACAAGTGACTCAAAATCAGGATACATTGGATATTCATTTTTCTCTAAACCAATTACAGTCATTAGCTGAAGTTGGCTTAGAGAAACTGTGTATTTATCTTAATGGGCTTTCTTATACAACGACTCAGTTATTTTATTTATTAAATAACAAAGTCAAAAAAGCAAAAATAACAACCAATCAGCATCAATTTACCTTAGCGCATTTTGCTATTGAACCTATGGGTTTTCATGCTGAAGACTCTCTTTTACCTTATCCTAAAAATAGTTATGAAGGATATCGCTTATTACAGGAATACTTTTGTTTCCCTGAGGCATTTATGTCTTTATTAATCAAAGGATTAGATAATATCCCTCCTGCTTTGGTTTCTGATACTTTTACACTATCAATTCAATTTGATAGTGATATTCCAGAAGCCATGCTGATCACGGAAGATTGCATAAAGATAAATTGCGTACCTGCTGTTAATTTATTTGAATCGGAAAGTGAAGCAATAAATTTAACGGGAAAAGAAACAGAATATGTTCTAAATAAAAGTCATAAAAAACAAGATTGTTATGATATTTTCTCAATAAATACGATCCAAGGTTTACGTTATATTCCGAATCAGCGTTCTTATATTACTCATTACACGGCTTTCGAAAGTTTTCACCATCAAAATAATCAAGAAAATCCAGAAAGAACGGGTTATTACCGTTTGAAAATAGCACACCATAAATCACATTATGGTTATCAACATACCTTGTCATTTGTGCGAAATAATGAACCTGACTTACTAAACTGTGAAGAAAGTATTTCAGTATCGATGAACTGTACTAATCGTACACTCGCTTCTTCATTATCTTCTCATTCGATAAAGCTTGATGAAAATAGCGTTATTTCCGGTATTTTATCTGCCAGTAATATAATTAAACCAACAAAAGCACTTTATCCTTTATTAGGAAATACGTTGTATTGGTCAGAACTCACTAATTTATCTATTAATTATCAATCTTTATTAAGCTTAACTGCACTCAAACAAATTTTACAGTTATACGATTTTAAAGCGACGTTCTATCAACAATCAGCTCGCCAATCTCAAAAATGCCTCGATGCAATCACAAATTTAAGAACAGAGCCTATTGAGTATTTGTATAAAGGTTTGCCTGTAAGAGGTGTAAAAACAACATTATCGATACATCAAAGCGCCTTTATTTCAGAAGGAGCAATGTATCTATTTTGTTCTGTATTAGCACAATTTTTTACCCTTTATACCAGCGTTAATATGTTTCACGAATTGGAAGTTATTAATTTAGATAATAAGGAAATTTATCTTTGGCCAGCGAAAATAAATCAGCAAATACTCAAATAA
- the tssC gene encoding type VI secretion system contractile sheath large subunit, protein MSLVNEAQQEQITTSGGSLLDEIMAQSRMSPETEAYDIAKQGVAAFISNIFASPSEEEPINKLLIDKMLVELDTQLSAQVDQILHAPKFQEIESSWRSLKLLVDRTDFRENIKINILHATKEELLEDFEFSPEIVQSGFYQHVYSSGYGQFGGEPVATVIGNYAFNNTTPDLKLMQYVSAVGAMAHAPFISSVSPNFLGINSYAELPAIKDLKSVFEGPAHTKWRSLRESEDARYLGLTAPRFLVRLPYSPTENPIKLFNYSEDVKQDHEHYLWGNTAFLLASCINDSFAKYRWCPNIIGPQSGGTVGDLPVHNFEAMGELQTKIPTEVLVTDRREFELAEEGFITLTMRKGSDNAAFFSANSVQKPKNYPNTREGKLAETNYKLGTQLPYMFIINRLAHYIKVLQREQIGSWKERQDLERELNIWLKQYIADQENPPADVRSRRPLRSAQIQVLDVDGDPGWYQVAIQVRPHFKYMGANFELSLVGRLDKE, encoded by the coding sequence ATGTCTTTAGTTAATGAAGCCCAACAAGAGCAGATAACAACGTCTGGCGGCTCTTTGCTTGATGAAATTATGGCGCAATCAAGAATGTCGCCAGAAACCGAAGCTTATGATATTGCAAAACAAGGCGTTGCTGCGTTTATTAGCAATATTTTTGCTAGCCCGTCAGAAGAAGAGCCAATCAATAAGCTACTGATTGATAAAATGCTTGTTGAGTTAGACACTCAATTAAGTGCTCAAGTCGACCAAATTTTACATGCGCCAAAATTTCAAGAAATTGAATCTTCTTGGCGTTCATTAAAATTACTTGTTGATCGTACTGATTTTCGTGAAAACATTAAAATCAATATCTTACATGCTACAAAAGAAGAACTATTAGAAGATTTTGAGTTTTCACCTGAGATTGTACAATCCGGTTTCTATCAGCATGTTTACTCATCAGGCTATGGTCAATTTGGTGGTGAACCCGTCGCAACAGTGATTGGTAACTATGCCTTTAATAACACCACGCCTGATCTGAAATTAATGCAATACGTCAGTGCTGTGGGTGCAATGGCTCATGCGCCATTTATTTCATCCGTTTCACCTAATTTCTTAGGCATTAATAGCTATGCTGAATTGCCTGCAATTAAAGATTTGAAATCCGTATTTGAAGGTCCTGCTCACACCAAATGGCGTTCACTGCGAGAATCTGAAGATGCGCGTTATTTAGGTTTAACAGCACCTCGTTTCTTAGTGCGTTTACCTTATTCACCTACTGAGAATCCAATTAAGTTATTTAATTACTCTGAAGATGTGAAGCAAGATCATGAACATTACTTATGGGGTAATACCGCTTTCTTATTAGCAAGTTGTATTAATGACAGCTTTGCAAAATATCGCTGGTGTCCAAATATTATTGGTCCTCAAAGTGGCGGAACTGTAGGTGATTTACCTGTTCATAACTTTGAAGCGATGGGTGAATTACAAACTAAGATCCCAACAGAAGTTTTAGTTACTGATAGACGTGAATTTGAGTTAGCAGAAGAAGGTTTTATCACCTTAACAATGCGTAAAGGCAGCGATAATGCCGCTTTCTTCTCTGCAAACTCAGTACAAAAACCGAAAAACTATCCTAATACGCGTGAAGGAAAATTAGCAGAAACTAACTATAAGTTAGGAACACAGCTTCCTTACATGTTTATTATCAATCGTTTAGCTCACTATATTAAAGTGCTACAACGCGAACAAATTGGTTCATGGAAAGAGCGCCAAGATCTTGAGCGGGAGCTTAATATCTGGCTAAAACAATATATTGCGGATCAAGAAAATCCACCCGCAGATGTTCGTAGTAGACGCCCTCTTCGCTCTGCGCAAATCCAAGTTCTTGATGTTGATGGTGATCCAGGTTGGTATCAAGTGGCTATTCAAGTTCGCCCTCATTTTAAATATATGGGTGCAAACTTTGAGTTATCACTTGTTGGTCGCTTAGATAAGGAATAA
- the tssE gene encoding type VI secretion system baseplate subunit TssE: MTALYNLEDNPASSLFERIQGKSSGSSQRAKIQALLMSIKQNLNQVLNSRPLGCQSTPALGIPDLNDATLTGVDFKVHLSNIIADCITTYEPRITNVTVHFIENEAEPLSLQFNITAFLLLENQKQLIEFNVQLDSNRRYQLTQF, encoded by the coding sequence ATGACAGCTCTATATAATTTGGAAGACAACCCCGCTTCCAGTTTATTTGAGCGCATACAGGGGAAGAGTTCAGGCTCTTCCCAACGCGCAAAAATCCAAGCGTTACTCATGTCAATTAAGCAAAATTTAAATCAGGTTTTAAACAGCAGACCTTTAGGTTGCCAAAGTACTCCCGCTTTAGGCATTCCTGATTTAAACGATGCGACATTAACAGGAGTCGATTTCAAGGTTCATTTATCCAATATTATTGCGGATTGCATTACGACTTATGAACCAAGAATAACCAATGTCACTGTTCATTTTATAGAAAATGAAGCAGAGCCACTGTCGCTGCAATTTAATATTACTGCTTTTCTCTTATTAGAAAATCAAAAGCAACTTATTGAATTTAACGTGCAATTAGACAGCAACCGTAGATACCAATTGACGCAATTTTAA
- a CDS encoding DUF6531 domain-containing protein produces MTKKIVGNKNADYCVIATGPDVCQVGNAVVPFDSFQQLSAEETYVSTVRVNGVPTLTVGSVIKGTQGNTGSGIISGTSLGRGNCIITSGSPTVRFCGQSAAFHGSDVMMNNNNVPGRLYSEEKTLQKANEATEISTEVSPEKKRPEQMSYQELKRLMDDSYHEAELIGGKNLPDTTIGAGKGFLNGLIGLVETIAKANAVSASYQMESQAYGPATWFMSEKGKQQYTETMTSLAHEMRKEENLPQFERLKYDNQAQESGALIEEVGEYVFLTKAAASLLQNGIKALPRLIRKDPPPPKEATLLTKPQGENSANIKPNKSCNSKAVCESDPVNVATGDFIQVWEVFSLSGLLPLSLRRTYRSTGTASGLFGPKWTDNWSIFLEIQSDNIIYHNEEGAQITYPYTDTHLNIRNTYYPHVLLSGDTKANIGLFDNRTQLTHHFNHIDGSYRRLSAITDNNHQRIDFIYNEQHQLISVSRNGITALYLDYHSHQLSHITLANKIISQPLVTCQYDKQGYLSECNAYQQNHLWHEYTAEGFMSRWHDTDQTDYYLEYDKYGRAIKNSSPSGYWCGGFIYDDVHKMTTYFNNEGEQSYYYYNDAGLVTHAIDALGRETKTQWHNNQKISETNALGQTTSYLYHYDGNIAQITFPDERSIEYQYNTQGQLTEYVSPFGDKWQLIYDDKGNLTTVTDPQGRQQAYEYSQHGELLKAIQPNGAQWQYEYNHANQLIKSTNPYQHSTEYQSDELGRLLQVTNALNHTTRYQYSKEHDGVNGSLSDILLPDDIHQHIEYDSERRVVAVTDGEGKTTRYRYGAFDLLLATIRPDGTEIRFEYDSLTRLKKVINATGDVYSYERDKAGQIIREVDFTGREIQYRYDRLGRRIATRYPDNHELRYHYDETGLVTEQSIWLADGIEHKCLSTTTYQYNERLQLIRSTNPDSVVEFEYNDQGHLCCERINGQEIKHQWDEEHDILTQTHFGERELNYAFGQLHELTSLQVNQHAPLQFSYNALGQEFLRQSQAGFANSSHYTATGLLAHQRAGRGTEFFLQSLHDNPLQPPISTDVHRGYQYDKAFNLVDIDDARWNRTQYRYNTNDQIVETQYSNQFELQSEKFQYDNNLNITEHQFIPSDAQGAFLQLAQQQQKGRVTRRITTKGYQDYHYDVNGRLTQKVVHQHGFRAKTWYYQWNTLNQLIACFNPEGECWRYTYDAFGRRLSKHKVVDNRPTPPLNSPFKDKRVQRVDYLWSGNQMVQETPIYADGTSAYDSQIQWLYQPNEITPTARYQSGKLHYVVTDHQGTPREIFSEKGIVSWAGRLNTWGQMAFWQSHDNYADNDPEYTECHFRFAGQYEDKESGLYYNRFRYYDKDTGQYISPDPIGLLGGFNPYGYVHCPTGWVDPFGLSDKDIVKVRHHTSVEGLEGIKRDQSIWPARGEPIGVHVEVAPFKDTPFTSAKDVGANGQGSYIEFEVHKDTLVQTHLGSNRVTAIIPSEHPLSLKDKNAIYKKQSWWDRMMRGSCK; encoded by the coding sequence ATGACAAAAAAAATCGTCGGGAATAAAAATGCCGATTACTGCGTTATTGCCACAGGCCCTGATGTTTGCCAAGTGGGCAATGCTGTTGTTCCCTTTGATAGTTTTCAGCAACTCAGTGCAGAAGAAACCTATGTTTCCACGGTACGTGTGAATGGTGTACCGACATTAACAGTGGGAAGTGTGATTAAAGGAACACAGGGAAATACAGGGTCTGGCATTATTTCGGGCACCAGTTTAGGACGTGGGAACTGCATTATTACTAGTGGCTCGCCAACCGTGCGCTTTTGTGGTCAATCAGCCGCTTTTCATGGCTCTGATGTCATGATGAACAACAATAATGTACCGGGTCGCCTCTATTCTGAAGAAAAAACCCTACAAAAAGCCAATGAAGCCACGGAAATTTCCACTGAAGTATCACCAGAAAAAAAACGTCCAGAGCAGATGTCCTATCAAGAGCTGAAACGCTTGATGGATGACTCTTATCATGAAGCAGAATTAATCGGTGGAAAAAACTTACCAGATACCACCATAGGCGCAGGAAAAGGCTTTTTAAATGGTTTAATTGGTTTGGTTGAAACCATAGCCAAAGCCAATGCCGTCAGTGCGTCCTATCAAATGGAATCGCAAGCCTATGGTCCAGCAACGTGGTTTATGTCAGAGAAAGGAAAACAGCAATACACTGAAACAATGACGTCACTTGCCCATGAAATGCGCAAAGAAGAAAACTTACCCCAATTTGAACGGCTAAAGTACGACAACCAAGCACAAGAATCAGGCGCCTTAATAGAAGAAGTCGGTGAATATGTTTTTCTCACCAAAGCGGCAGCTAGTTTATTGCAAAATGGTATTAAAGCATTACCTCGACTCATTAGAAAAGATCCACCTCCACCAAAAGAAGCCACTTTATTAACCAAACCACAAGGTGAAAATAGCGCCAATATAAAGCCCAATAAATCCTGCAACAGTAAAGCGGTCTGTGAATCCGATCCTGTTAACGTTGCCACAGGCGATTTTATTCAAGTTTGGGAAGTGTTCTCCCTTTCAGGGCTTTTACCCCTTTCATTACGACGAACCTATCGCTCAACAGGTACCGCATCCGGCTTATTTGGTCCAAAATGGACAGATAACTGGTCGATATTCTTAGAAATTCAATCGGATAATATCATTTATCACAATGAAGAAGGGGCACAAATCACCTATCCTTATACAGATACTCATCTCAATATCCGTAATACTTATTATCCTCATGTTCTGCTCTCTGGTGATACAAAAGCTAATATAGGTTTATTCGACAATCGCACCCAATTGACGCATCATTTCAACCATATAGATGGATCTTATCGACGCCTATCTGCCATTACAGACAATAATCATCAACGTATTGATTTTATTTACAACGAACAACATCAATTAATCTCTGTGTCGCGTAATGGTATTACAGCGCTTTACTTGGATTACCATTCTCATCAATTAAGTCATATTACCTTAGCCAATAAGATTATCTCTCAACCATTAGTTACTTGTCAGTATGATAAACAAGGTTATTTGAGTGAATGTAATGCTTATCAGCAGAATCACTTATGGCATGAATATACTGCCGAAGGTTTTATGTCTCGTTGGCATGATACAGACCAAACGGATTATTACCTTGAATATGACAAATATGGCAGAGCGATAAAAAATAGCTCACCATCTGGTTATTGGTGTGGTGGTTTTATTTATGATGATGTTCATAAGATGACCACCTATTTCAACAATGAAGGTGAGCAATCTTACTATTATTATAATGATGCAGGTCTCGTTACACATGCAATTGATGCATTAGGGCGTGAAACCAAAACACAGTGGCATAATAATCAAAAAATAAGTGAAACCAATGCACTAGGACAAACGACTTCTTATCTCTACCACTATGATGGCAATATTGCGCAAATTACCTTTCCTGATGAACGATCCATTGAGTATCAATATAATACTCAAGGTCAGTTGACAGAATATGTCTCCCCCTTTGGCGATAAATGGCAACTGATCTACGACGACAAAGGCAATTTAACCACAGTTACCGATCCGCAAGGTCGCCAACAAGCCTATGAATACAGCCAACATGGCGAACTGCTTAAAGCTATTCAGCCGAATGGTGCACAGTGGCAGTATGAATATAACCACGCAAATCAATTAATAAAAAGCACCAACCCTTATCAACACAGTACCGAATACCAAAGCGATGAGCTAGGTCGATTACTGCAAGTCACCAATGCGCTAAACCACACCACTCGCTATCAATACAGCAAAGAGCATGATGGTGTTAACGGCAGTCTCAGCGATATTTTACTGCCTGATGATATTCATCAACATATTGAATATGACAGCGAACGCCGTGTTGTCGCCGTCACCGATGGCGAAGGCAAAACTACGCGCTATCGTTACGGTGCATTTGATTTATTACTCGCCACAATACGCCCTGATGGCACGGAAATTCGCTTTGAATATGACTCACTAACGCGACTCAAAAAAGTCATCAACGCCACAGGGGATGTCTATTCTTATGAGCGTGATAAAGCGGGTCAAATTATTCGTGAAGTGGATTTTACAGGACGTGAAATTCAATATCGCTACGACCGCTTAGGGCGACGTATTGCAACTCGTTACCCTGATAATCATGAACTCCGTTATCATTATGATGAGACAGGGTTAGTTACCGAACAAAGCATTTGGCTAGCTGACGGCATCGAGCATAAGTGCCTTTCTACTACCACGTATCAATACAATGAACGTTTGCAACTTATTCGATCCACCAATCCTGATTCGGTGGTGGAATTTGAGTATAACGACCAAGGGCATTTGTGTTGTGAGCGCATTAATGGGCAAGAAATCAAGCATCAATGGGATGAAGAGCACGATATCCTCACCCAAACCCACTTTGGTGAGCGTGAACTTAACTATGCTTTTGGTCAACTTCATGAACTGACCTCATTGCAAGTCAATCAACATGCACCATTGCAGTTTAGTTATAACGCGCTGGGACAAGAGTTTTTACGCCAAAGCCAAGCGGGTTTTGCTAATTCGAGCCATTACACCGCCACTGGCTTATTAGCCCATCAACGTGCAGGTCGAGGAACTGAGTTCTTTTTACAATCGCTACACGATAATCCGCTTCAACCACCAATATCGACCGATGTTCACCGAGGTTATCAATACGATAAAGCCTTTAATCTGGTCGATATCGATGATGCTCGCTGGAACCGGACGCAATATCGCTATAACACCAATGATCAAATTGTTGAAACCCAATACAGCAACCAGTTTGAACTCCAAAGCGAGAAATTTCAGTACGATAACAATCTCAATATCACCGAGCACCAATTTATTCCGTCTGACGCGCAAGGTGCCTTTTTACAACTGGCGCAGCAGCAACAAAAAGGCCGCGTGACACGTCGTATTACCACCAAAGGTTATCAAGATTATCACTACGACGTTAATGGTCGATTAACACAAAAAGTAGTTCATCAGCACGGTTTTCGGGCAAAAACGTGGTATTACCAATGGAATACCCTTAACCAACTTATCGCCTGTTTTAATCCTGAGGGGGAATGCTGGCGTTATACCTATGATGCTTTTGGCAGAAGACTCAGTAAACACAAGGTGGTCGATAATCGCCCTACACCACCGTTAAACTCGCCCTTTAAAGATAAACGCGTTCAGCGTGTGGATTATCTGTGGTCGGGCAACCAAATGGTGCAAGAAACCCCGATTTATGCCGATGGTACATCCGCTTATGATTCGCAAATTCAGTGGCTCTATCAACCCAATGAAATCACCCCAACGGCACGTTATCAAAGTGGAAAACTGCATTATGTGGTGACTGACCACCAAGGCACCCCGCGAGAAATCTTTAGCGAAAAAGGCATTGTCAGTTGGGCAGGTCGGTTGAATACATGGGGACAAATGGCGTTTTGGCAATCTCATGATAATTATGCCGATAACGACCCTGAATATACCGAATGCCATTTTCGTTTTGCGGGACAATATGAAGATAAAGAAAGTGGCTTGTATTACAATCGCTTTCGCTACTATGATAAGGACACTGGGCAATATATTTCACCAGACCCAATAGGATTATTAGGTGGCTTTAATCCTTATGGGTATGTGCATTGTCCAACGGGATGGGTAGATCCGTTTGGGTTGTCAGATAAAGATATAGTCAAAGTTAGACACCATACATCAGTAGAAGGACTTGAGGGTATAAAAAGAGATCAATCCATTTGGCCCGCTAGAGGAGAACCTATTGGAGTACACGTAGAGGTTGCACCTTTTAAAGATACTCCTTTTACTAGCGCTAAAGATGTAGGTGCAAATGGGCAAGGATCCTATATAGAATTTGAAGTTCACAAAGATACTTTAGTTCAAACACATCTTGGTAGTAATAGGGTCACAGCAATAATACCAAGTGAACACCCCTTATCTTTAAAAGATAAAAATGCTATATATAAAAAACAATCATGGTGGGATCGTATGATGAGAGGAAGTTGCAAATAA
- the tssB gene encoding type VI secretion system contractile sheath small subunit: MSKNTLGSVAPKERINIKYIPNDGGVQSEVELPLNMLIVGDMKGKTEETPIEDRKTISINQNNFNSVMESAGINLNIAVPNALDEKSESDLNVNLEIKSLQDFSPDNIARQVPELKKLLELREALVALKGPLGNIPAFRKRLQELLENEATREQLLKELDIASQK; this comes from the coding sequence ATGAGTAAAAATACTCTTGGTAGTGTTGCGCCCAAAGAACGTATTAATATTAAATACATCCCTAATGATGGCGGTGTTCAATCTGAAGTCGAATTGCCTTTAAATATGCTTATTGTGGGCGATATGAAAGGAAAGACTGAAGAAACGCCCATTGAAGATCGTAAAACCATTTCAATTAATCAGAACAACTTTAACTCTGTTATGGAAAGTGCGGGTATTAATCTTAATATCGCGGTTCCAAATGCATTAGATGAAAAAAGTGAGTCTGATCTTAACGTCAATTTAGAGATTAAATCACTACAAGATTTTTCTCCGGATAATATTGCACGCCAAGTTCCTGAGCTAAAAAAACTATTAGAACTAAGAGAAGCGCTTGTTGCGCTAAAAGGTCCTCTTGGCAATATCCCTGCTTTTAGAAAACGTCTGCAAGAGCTTCTGGAAAATGAAGCCACACGCGAACAGTTACTCAAAGAGCTTGATATTGCCAGCCAAAAATAA